Proteins from a single region of Stutzerimonas stutzeri:
- the hisD gene encoding histidinol dehydrogenase: protein MTAPSAIRRLNAADADFARHLDHLLSWESVSDDGVNERVLEIIKAVRERGDAALVELTQRFDGLQVASMADLILPRARLEQALERITPEQREALEVAAERVRSYHERQKQDSWTYTEADGTVLGQKVTPLDRAGLYVPGGKASYPSSVLMNAIPAKVAGVPEVVMVVPTPRGELNELVLAAACIAGVDRVFTIGGAQAVAALAYGTESVPPVDKIVGPGNIYVATAKRHVFGKVGIDMIAGPSEILVVCDGQTDPDWIAMDLFSQAEHDEDAQSILVSPDAEFLDRVAESITRLLPTLERADIARISIEGRGALIQVADMQQAIDVANRIAPEHLELSVAEPEQWLPQIRHAGAIFMGRYTAEALGDYCAGPNHVLPTSGTARFSSPLGVYDFQKRSSIINCSAEGASTLGKVASVLARGESLTAHARSAEYRIKN from the coding sequence ATGACCGCTCCCTCCGCCATTCGCCGACTCAACGCTGCCGATGCCGATTTCGCACGTCATCTGGATCATCTGTTGAGCTGGGAAAGCGTTTCCGACGATGGCGTAAACGAGCGAGTGCTGGAGATCATCAAGGCTGTGCGCGAGCGCGGCGATGCTGCGCTGGTCGAGCTAACCCAGCGCTTCGATGGACTACAGGTCGCCTCCATGGCTGATCTGATCCTGCCGCGCGCACGGCTGGAGCAGGCCCTCGAGCGCATCACCCCTGAGCAGCGCGAGGCCCTCGAAGTTGCTGCCGAGCGGGTGCGCAGCTATCACGAGCGGCAGAAACAGGACTCCTGGACCTATACCGAGGCCGATGGCACGGTGCTGGGGCAGAAAGTCACCCCGCTGGACCGCGCCGGTCTCTATGTGCCGGGCGGCAAGGCATCCTATCCGTCGTCGGTGCTTATGAACGCCATCCCTGCCAAGGTTGCTGGTGTGCCGGAGGTGGTCATGGTGGTGCCCACTCCGCGCGGCGAACTCAATGAGTTGGTGCTGGCCGCAGCCTGTATAGCCGGTGTCGATCGGGTGTTTACCATCGGTGGTGCACAGGCGGTCGCGGCGCTGGCCTACGGTACCGAGAGCGTGCCGCCGGTGGACAAGATCGTCGGCCCGGGCAACATCTATGTTGCTACTGCCAAGCGTCACGTATTCGGCAAGGTCGGTATCGACATGATTGCCGGGCCGTCGGAGATCCTGGTGGTCTGTGACGGCCAGACCGATCCTGACTGGATCGCGATGGACTTGTTCTCCCAGGCCGAGCATGACGAGGATGCCCAGTCGATCCTGGTCAGCCCTGACGCCGAATTTCTTGATCGAGTTGCCGAAAGCATTACCCGCCTGCTGCCGACCTTGGAGCGTGCCGATATTGCCCGCATTTCCATCGAAGGTCGCGGTGCGCTGATTCAGGTGGCTGACATGCAGCAGGCCATCGACGTGGCCAATCGCATCGCGCCGGAGCACTTGGAGTTGTCCGTCGCTGAGCCGGAGCAGTGGCTGCCGCAGATTCGTCATGCGGGCGCCATCTTCATGGGGCGCTACACCGCCGAGGCGCTGGGTGATTACTGCGCTGGGCCCAACCACGTGTTGCCGACCTCCGGAACAGCACGCTTTTCCTCGCCGCTGGGCGTGTATGACTTCCAGAAGCGTTCGTCGATCATCAATTGCTCGGCCGAGGGTGCCTCTACGTTGGGCAAGGTGGCGTCGGTCCTTGCGCGCGGCGAGTCGCTCACGGCTCATGCCCGCAGCGCCGAGTACCGCATCAAGAACTAA
- the hisG gene encoding ATP phosphoribosyltransferase: protein MLTIALSKGRILDDTLPLLAAAGIVPTENPDKSRKLIIPTTQDDVRLLIVRATDVPTYVEHGAADLGVAGKDVLMEYGGQGLYEPLDLRIANCKLMTAGKVGAPEPKGRLRVATKFVNVAKRYYAEQGRQVDIIKLYGSMELAPLVGLADKIIDVVDTGNTLRANGLEPQELIAHISSRLVVNKASMKMQHGRIQALIDTLHAAVQQHQH from the coding sequence ATGCTCACCATCGCCCTGTCCAAAGGCCGCATTCTCGACGATACCCTGCCGCTGCTCGCCGCGGCCGGCATCGTGCCCACCGAGAACCCGGACAAGAGCCGCAAGCTGATCATTCCGACCACCCAGGACGATGTGCGTCTGCTGATCGTCCGTGCCACCGACGTTCCCACCTATGTTGAGCATGGCGCAGCCGATCTCGGCGTTGCCGGCAAGGACGTGCTGATGGAGTACGGCGGTCAGGGGTTGTACGAGCCGCTCGATTTGCGCATCGCCAATTGCAAGCTGATGACTGCTGGCAAGGTCGGCGCGCCGGAGCCTAAAGGCCGCTTGCGCGTCGCCACCAAGTTCGTCAACGTCGCCAAACGTTACTACGCCGAGCAGGGGCGTCAGGTCGATATCATCAAGCTGTACGGCTCCATGGAACTCGCTCCGCTGGTGGGGCTGGCAGACAAGATCATCGACGTGGTCGACACCGGCAATACGCTGCGGGCCAACGGTCTGGAGCCCCAGGAGCTGATCGCTCACATCAGTTCCCGCCTGGTAGTGAATAAGGCTTCCATGAAAATGCAGCATGGGCGTATCCAGGCGCTGATTGATACTCTGCACGCGGCCGTCCAACAGCATCAGCATTGA
- the murA gene encoding UDP-N-acetylglucosamine 1-carboxyvinyltransferase, translating into MDKLIITGGIRLDGEIRISGAKNSALPILAATLLADTPVTVCNLPHLHDITTMIELFGRMGVQPVIDEKLSVEVDASSIKTLVAPYELVKTMRASILVLGPMVARFGEAEVALPGGCAIGSRPVDLHIRGLEAMGAHIDVEGGYIKAKAPAGGLRGAHFFFDTVSVTGTENIMMAAALANGRSVLENAAREPEVVDLANFLNSMGAKVSGAGTDTITIDGVKRLGGGRYSVMPDRIETGTYLVAAAATGGRVRLKDTDATLLEAVLHKLVEAGAHIDTGSDWIELDMKGKRPKAVNVRTAPYPAFPTDMQAQFIALNAIAEGTGTVIETVFENRFMHVYEMNRMGSQILVEGNTAVVTGVERLKGAPVMATDLRASASLVIAGLVAEGDTLIDRIYHIDRGYECIEEKLQLLGAKIRRVPG; encoded by the coding sequence ATGGACAAACTGATCATTACCGGCGGCATTCGCCTCGACGGCGAAATCCGCATCTCCGGTGCGAAGAACTCTGCTTTGCCGATTCTGGCCGCCACATTGCTGGCCGACACCCCAGTCACGGTGTGCAACCTGCCACATCTGCATGACATCACCACGATGATCGAGCTCTTCGGCCGTATGGGCGTGCAGCCGGTCATCGACGAGAAACTCAGCGTCGAAGTGGACGCCAGCAGTATCAAGACATTGGTTGCGCCCTATGAGCTGGTGAAAACCATGCGCGCATCGATTCTGGTGCTCGGTCCGATGGTCGCGCGCTTCGGTGAGGCTGAAGTTGCCCTGCCAGGCGGTTGTGCGATTGGCTCGCGGCCAGTCGATCTGCACATCCGTGGTCTTGAGGCGATGGGTGCACACATCGATGTCGAGGGCGGCTACATCAAGGCCAAGGCGCCGGCCGGTGGTTTGCGCGGCGCGCACTTCTTCTTTGATACGGTCAGTGTGACTGGTACCGAGAACATCATGATGGCCGCTGCCCTGGCCAACGGTCGTAGCGTGCTGGAAAACGCCGCACGCGAGCCTGAGGTGGTCGATCTGGCCAACTTCCTCAACTCGATGGGCGCCAAGGTTTCCGGTGCCGGCACCGATACCATCACCATCGATGGCGTCAAGCGCCTTGGCGGCGGACGCTATAGCGTTATGCCCGACCGTATCGAAACCGGCACTTATCTAGTGGCGGCTGCCGCCACTGGCGGCCGTGTCCGCCTGAAGGATACCGATGCAACGCTGCTCGAGGCCGTGCTGCACAAGCTGGTCGAAGCGGGTGCGCATATCGATACTGGCAGCGACTGGATCGAGCTGGACATGAAGGGTAAGCGGCCCAAGGCCGTTAACGTACGGACGGCACCGTACCCGGCGTTCCCTACCGATATGCAGGCGCAGTTCATCGCCTTGAACGCGATTGCCGAAGGCACCGGTACGGTAATCGAAACGGTCTTCGAAAATCGTTTCATGCACGTCTACGAAATGAATCGCATGGGTTCGCAGATTCTGGTCGAAGGCAATACGGCCGTTGTCACCGGCGTTGAGCGTCTCAAAGGTGCACCGGTCATGGCGACCGACCTGCGCGCTTCGGCGAGCCTGGTAATTGCCGGCCTGGTCGCCGAGGGCGATACGCTGATTGACCGCATCTACCACATTGATCGTGGCTACGAGTGCATTGAGGAGAAACTGCAGCTGCTGGGGGCGAAGATTCGCCGCGTTCCAGGCTAG
- a CDS encoding BolA family protein, whose amino-acid sequence MQAQEVKNFLEQKIPEAQVEVEGEGCNFQLNVISDELAGLSPVKRQQQIYAHLNPWIADGSIHAVTMKFFSRADWAGRA is encoded by the coding sequence ATGCAGGCCCAAGAAGTGAAGAATTTCCTGGAACAGAAGATTCCAGAAGCCCAGGTAGAAGTGGAAGGTGAAGGCTGCAACTTCCAGCTCAACGTAATCAGCGATGAGCTGGCCGGGCTCAGCCCGGTAAAGCGTCAGCAGCAGATATACGCCCACCTCAATCCCTGGATCGCCGATGGCAGCATTCATGCCGTCACCATGAAGTTCTTCAGTCGTGCCGACTGGGCTGGGCGCGCCTGA
- a CDS encoding phosphate-starvation-inducible protein PsiE, giving the protein MKLRWAEELRDSVHELAESLGNLLVESFHYLALFAIGAVTAWAAVMAFLGMVEKGHITVDDILLLFIYLELGAMVGIYFKTNHMPVRFLIYVAITALTRLLISDVSHHHRPDMGVVYISGAILLLALAILVVRFASSRFPAVQSDSGRSRQRSRDQGAETLD; this is encoded by the coding sequence ATGAAACTGCGCTGGGCGGAAGAGCTGCGCGATAGCGTGCACGAACTGGCCGAATCGCTGGGCAACCTGCTGGTGGAGAGCTTCCACTACTTGGCGCTGTTTGCGATCGGCGCGGTCACGGCCTGGGCCGCGGTCATGGCCTTTCTCGGCATGGTCGAGAAGGGGCATATCACGGTCGATGACATCCTGCTGCTGTTCATCTACCTAGAGCTGGGTGCAATGGTCGGGATTTACTTCAAGACCAATCACATGCCGGTTCGCTTCCTCATCTACGTAGCGATTACCGCGCTGACGCGTCTGCTGATCTCCGACGTTTCTCACCACCACCGCCCTGATATGGGTGTGGTCTATATCTCCGGTGCAATCCTGCTGTTGGCGTTGGCCATTCTTGTGGTGCGCTTTGCCTCCTCACGATTCCCTGCAGTGCAGAGCGATAGCGGCCGGTCTCGCCAGCGCAGCCGAGACCAAGGCGCCGAGACGCTTGATTGA
- a CDS encoding STAS domain-containing protein, with protein sequence MSEARIERVAEGELRLIGVLDYQTGPALREAGRALIAASRTPLTLNCSSVERSSSVGLSLLLAFMRDAKAAGVDLRVSALPEEMEKIAKVSGLLDILPLEAIHA encoded by the coding sequence ATGAGTGAGGCGCGAATCGAGCGCGTTGCCGAAGGCGAGTTACGCCTGATCGGTGTGCTGGACTACCAGACCGGCCCTGCTCTGCGAGAGGCTGGGCGGGCGTTGATAGCCGCCAGTCGTACGCCGTTGACGCTGAATTGCTCGTCGGTCGAGCGCTCCAGTAGCGTTGGTCTCTCGTTGCTGCTGGCGTTCATGCGTGACGCCAAGGCTGCTGGTGTCGATTTGCGCGTCAGCGCGTTACCTGAAGAGATGGAAAAGATTGCCAAGGTGTCCGGCTTGCTGGATATCCTTCCGCTGGAAGCAATTCACGCTTAA
- a CDS encoding MlaC/ttg2D family ABC transporter substrate-binding protein, whose amino-acid sequence MMTALRRGLLILLAVLPMFSHAALTAHQVIQKTTDELLADLKDNKEQYRNDPAAFYDSLNEILGPVVDAEGISRSIMTVKYSRNASPEQIARFQENFKRSLMQFYGNALLEYNNQQIRVLAPSGKQDDKRTSVGMEVVGRQGETYPVSYTMVKDGEWRVRNVIINGINIGKLFRDQFADSMQRNGGDLDKTIDGWAEVVARAKDTEAGQQAVGDE is encoded by the coding sequence ATGATGACTGCCTTGCGTCGTGGCCTGCTGATTCTGCTGGCTGTACTGCCCATGTTCTCCCACGCTGCGCTGACCGCCCATCAGGTCATTCAGAAAACCACCGATGAGCTGCTGGCGGACCTGAAGGACAATAAGGAGCAGTACCGTAATGATCCTGCGGCTTTCTATGACTCGTTAAACGAGATTCTTGGGCCGGTGGTCGATGCCGAAGGCATCTCGCGCAGCATTATGACGGTGAAATACTCGCGTAATGCTTCGCCGGAGCAGATCGCGCGCTTCCAGGAAAACTTCAAACGTAGCCTGATGCAGTTCTATGGCAATGCGCTGCTGGAGTACAACAACCAACAGATTCGTGTGTTGGCACCAAGCGGCAAGCAGGACGACAAACGCACCAGCGTTGGAATGGAAGTGGTTGGGCGGCAGGGTGAGACTTATCCGGTGTCCTACACCATGGTCAAGGATGGCGAGTGGCGCGTGCGCAACGTGATCATCAATGGCATCAACATCGGCAAGCTGTTCCGCGATCAGTTTGCCGACTCCATGCAGCGCAACGGCGGTGATCTGGACAAGACCATCGATGGTTGGGCTGAAGTGGTGGCGCGCGCCAAGGACACCGAGGCTGGACAGCAGGCTGTCGGCGATGAGTGA
- the mlaD gene encoding outer membrane lipid asymmetry maintenance protein MlaD produces the protein MRIRTLEIGVGLFLLAGLLALLLLSLRVSGLTVGNADTYKLYAYFDNIAGLTVRSKVTMAGVTIGKVTAIDLDRDSYTGRVTLEIQQDVNILPADSTASILTAGLLGEKYIGISVGGEDELLADGDTIQDTQSSLVLEDLIGKFLLNSVNKD, from the coding sequence ATGCGTATTCGCACACTGGAAATAGGCGTCGGCCTGTTCCTGCTTGCCGGCCTGCTGGCCTTGTTGCTGCTGTCGCTGCGCGTCAGCGGACTGACCGTCGGCAATGCCGACACGTATAAGCTGTATGCCTATTTCGACAATATTGCCGGTTTGACTGTCCGATCCAAGGTGACCATGGCCGGCGTTACGATCGGCAAGGTCACCGCGATCGATCTGGATCGCGACAGCTATACCGGACGAGTGACGCTGGAAATCCAACAGGACGTAAACATCCTGCCGGCCGATTCGACCGCCTCGATTCTCACTGCCGGGCTGCTTGGCGAGAAGTACATCGGTATCAGTGTCGGCGGTGAGGATGAATTGTTGGCGGATGGTGACACCATTCAGGACACCCAGTCCTCGCTGGTGCTTGAGGACCTGATCGGCAAATTCTTGCTCAACTCGGTTAATAAAGATTAA
- the mlaE gene encoding lipid asymmetry maintenance ABC transporter permease subunit MlaE, producing MRKRSLLDRIALLGRAGLDVLAALGRSTIFLVHVLFGRSALHNGFSLLVKQLYSVGVLSLAIVVVSGIFIGMVLALQGYSILSSYGSEQAVGQMVALTLLRELGPVVTALLFAGRAGSALAAEIGNMKSTEQLSSLEMIGVDPLKYIIAPRLWAGFISLPLLTLIFNVVGIWGGAMVAVQWLGVYEGSFWANMQNSVDFSSDVLNGVIKSVVFALVVTWIAVFQGYDCEPTSEGISRATTRTVVYASLAVLGLDFILTALMFGDF from the coding sequence ATGCGTAAGCGTTCCTTGTTGGATCGGATCGCCCTGTTGGGTCGCGCCGGTCTGGATGTGTTGGCGGCCCTGGGGCGCTCGACCATCTTCCTCGTGCATGTTCTGTTTGGTCGCAGCGCGCTGCATAACGGCTTTTCGCTGCTGGTCAAGCAGCTGTATTCGGTTGGCGTGCTGTCGCTGGCGATTGTCGTGGTCTCTGGCATCTTCATCGGCATGGTGCTTGCGCTGCAGGGCTACAGCATACTCAGCAGCTACGGTTCGGAGCAGGCGGTTGGGCAAATGGTCGCTCTGACCTTGTTGCGCGAGCTCGGGCCGGTGGTCACTGCGCTGCTATTTGCTGGGCGTGCCGGCTCGGCGCTGGCGGCCGAGATCGGCAACATGAAATCCACCGAACAGCTCTCGAGCCTGGAGATGATTGGTGTCGACCCGCTCAAGTACATCATCGCGCCGCGCCTGTGGGCCGGTTTCATTTCGCTGCCGCTGCTGACCCTGATTTTCAACGTCGTTGGGATCTGGGGCGGGGCGATGGTCGCGGTGCAGTGGCTGGGGGTCTATGAAGGCTCGTTCTGGGCCAACATGCAAAACAGTGTCGACTTCAGTTCGGATGTGCTCAACGGCGTGATCAAAAGCGTGGTGTTCGCGTTGGTGGTTACGTGGATTGCTGTATTTCAAGGCTATGACTGCGAGCCGACCTCCGAGGGTATCAGTCGTGCCACCACCCGGACCGTCGTGTACGCCTCGCTGGCGGTGCTCGGCCTCGATTTCATTTTGACCGCGTTGATGTTTGGAGATTTCTGA
- a CDS encoding ABC transporter ATP-binding protein — MSACNDYAVELKGVTFKRGERSIFENVDITIPRGKVTAIMGPSGCGKTTLLRLIAAQLMPAQGEVWVAGNNLPSLSRSELFDMRKQMGVLFQSGALFTDLDVFENVAFPLRVHTKLSDEMIRDIVLMKLQAVGLRGAIELMPDELSGGMKRRVALARAIALDPQILMYDEPFAGQDPIAMGVLVRLIRLLNDALGITSIVVSHDLAETASIADYIYVVGDAQVLGQGTPAELMKSDNPRIRQFMKGEADGPVPFHFPAPAYADDLLRGTDA; from the coding sequence ATGAGCGCCTGCAACGACTACGCCGTCGAGCTGAAGGGAGTGACCTTCAAGCGCGGTGAGCGCAGTATTTTCGAGAATGTCGACATCACCATCCCGCGAGGGAAGGTAACGGCCATCATGGGGCCGTCCGGGTGTGGCAAGACGACTCTGCTGCGGCTTATCGCCGCTCAACTGATGCCTGCCCAGGGAGAAGTCTGGGTGGCTGGGAACAATTTGCCGAGCCTCTCGCGTAGCGAGCTGTTCGATATGCGCAAACAGATGGGCGTGTTGTTTCAGAGTGGCGCGCTGTTTACCGACCTCGACGTGTTCGAGAACGTCGCGTTTCCGCTACGTGTGCACACCAAGCTGTCAGACGAGATGATTCGCGACATCGTGCTGATGAAGTTGCAGGCGGTGGGTCTGCGTGGTGCCATCGAGCTTATGCCCGATGAGCTTTCCGGAGGCATGAAGCGGCGTGTCGCGCTGGCGCGGGCTATTGCTCTGGATCCGCAAATCCTTATGTATGACGAGCCGTTTGCCGGACAGGATCCGATTGCGATGGGCGTTCTGGTGCGCCTGATTCGGTTGCTCAATGACGCGCTTGGCATCACCAGCATCGTGGTATCTCACGATCTCGCCGAAACCGCGTCCATTGCCGACTACATCTATGTGGTAGGCGACGCCCAGGTACTCGGGCAGGGTACGCCGGCCGAGTTGATGAAGTCGGACAATCCGCGCATTCGGCAATTCATGAAAGGCGAGGCCGATGGGCCGGTACCCTTCCACTTTCCTGCGCCGGCCTATGCCGACGATCTGCTGAGAGGCACCGATGCGTAA
- a CDS encoding KpsF/GutQ family sugar-phosphate isomerase, protein MSQSSQLIETAQRTIRLEVEAVEQLNARIDSSFVKACELILSCKGRVVVVGMGKSGHVGRKIAATLASTGTAAFFVHPAEASHGDMGMITQDDVVLALSNSGSTSEIVTLLPLIKRLGITLVSVTGNPASVLAKAAAVNLDASVAIEACPLNLAPTSSTTVSLVLGDALAIALLEARGFTAEDFAFSHPGGALGRRLLLKVEHVMHTGERLPKIARGTSLRDALLEMTEKGLGMTVIVEADGRLAGIFTDGDLRRALDKGVDVRQTSIDEVMTVHGKTANSEMLAAEALKIMEDHKISSLVVIDDQQMPVGALNMHDLLRAGVM, encoded by the coding sequence ATGAGCCAGAGCAGCCAGTTGATCGAAACCGCGCAGCGCACCATCCGCCTTGAAGTCGAGGCCGTTGAGCAGTTGAACGCACGTATCGATTCCTCCTTTGTGAAGGCCTGCGAACTCATTCTCAGCTGCAAGGGCCGTGTCGTCGTGGTTGGCATGGGCAAGTCAGGCCACGTCGGGCGCAAGATTGCCGCAACCCTAGCCAGCACCGGAACCGCGGCTTTCTTCGTGCACCCGGCAGAAGCCAGCCACGGCGACATGGGCATGATCACCCAAGATGACGTGGTGTTGGCCCTGTCCAATTCAGGCTCAACCAGCGAAATTGTCACCTTGTTACCGCTGATCAAGCGACTGGGCATCACCCTGGTCAGCGTGACCGGAAATCCAGCCTCGGTACTGGCCAAGGCGGCAGCGGTAAATCTGGACGCCAGCGTGGCGATCGAAGCCTGCCCACTGAATCTCGCGCCTACCTCCTCCACCACGGTAAGCCTTGTGCTGGGCGATGCATTGGCCATCGCGCTGCTTGAGGCGCGCGGATTCACCGCCGAGGACTTCGCCTTTTCTCATCCCGGCGGCGCGCTGGGCCGTCGTCTGCTCCTCAAGGTCGAACATGTCATGCACACCGGCGAGCGTCTGCCGAAAATCGCCCGAGGCACCTCGCTACGTGACGCGCTGCTGGAGATGACCGAAAAAGGATTGGGCATGACCGTCATTGTCGAAGCCGACGGGAGGCTGGCCGGAATCTTCACTGATGGCGACCTTCGCCGAGCGCTCGACAAGGGTGTCGACGTACGCCAAACCAGCATCGACGAGGTGATGACCGTACACGGCAAGACCGCCAACTCCGAAATGCTTGCCGCCGAAGCGCTGAAGATCATGGAAGACCACAAGATCAGTTCGCTGGTGGTGATCGACGATCAACAGATGCCGGTTGGAGCACTGAACATGCACGATTTGCTTCGCGCAGGAGTCATGTGA
- a CDS encoding KdsC family phosphatase — protein MHEQLLQRARDIRLAIFDVDGVLTDGRLYFLTDGSEFKTFNTLDGHGIKMLINSGVSTAIISGRKTPVVERRAQNLGIQHLYQGREDKLVVLDELLAELGLSYSEVAYLGDDLPDLPVIRRVGLGMAVASADSFVREHAHGVTQARGGEGAAREFCELIMRAQGTLAAAQNAYL, from the coding sequence ATGCACGAACAGCTACTACAACGGGCCCGGGACATCCGTCTGGCCATTTTCGATGTTGACGGCGTGCTCACCGACGGTCGCCTGTACTTTCTGACCGACGGCAGCGAGTTCAAGACGTTCAATACGCTGGACGGCCACGGCATAAAGATGCTGATCAACTCAGGCGTAAGCACCGCCATTATCAGCGGACGCAAAACCCCAGTGGTGGAGCGTCGGGCGCAGAATCTGGGCATACAGCATCTATATCAAGGCCGCGAAGACAAGCTGGTAGTGCTCGACGAGCTGCTGGCCGAGCTCGGGCTAAGCTACTCTGAAGTGGCTTATCTTGGTGACGACCTTCCCGACCTGCCTGTGATTCGCCGCGTCGGCCTTGGCATGGCGGTCGCCAGCGCCGACAGCTTCGTGCGCGAACACGCCCACGGTGTGACACAGGCACGCGGTGGCGAGGGTGCGGCGCGCGAGTTCTGCGAGTTGATCATGCGCGCCCAGGGCACCCTGGCTGCAGCGCAAAACGCTTACCTGTAG
- the lptC gene encoding LPS export ABC transporter periplasmic protein LptC, with the protein MLRKLRFAALLTLVAALLVAVGYWNIRPESFMQQPPVASSDTPDVDFYVINSRTVQYQPDGKLNYELKADKLEHIKASDISLLTKPDLLSYRGTELPWHVRSERGEVSAEGDEVLLIDKVRVERTDAKGRPTILTTSRLTVWPEKDYAETKQAVRIEAANGVTTATGMKAYMDDGRMLLLSNVRGQHELR; encoded by the coding sequence ATGCTTCGCAAACTGCGCTTCGCCGCCCTGCTGACCTTGGTCGCCGCCTTATTGGTCGCAGTTGGCTACTGGAATATCCGCCCGGAAAGCTTCATGCAGCAGCCTCCCGTTGCCAGCAGTGATACGCCGGATGTCGATTTCTACGTAATCAACTCGCGCACGGTGCAATACCAACCCGACGGCAAGCTCAACTACGAGCTGAAAGCGGACAAACTCGAACACATCAAGGCCAGCGACATCAGCCTGCTGACCAAGCCGGATCTGCTGTCCTATCGCGGCACCGAGCTGCCCTGGCATGTGCGCAGCGAACGCGGTGAAGTGTCGGCGGAGGGCGACGAAGTCTTGCTGATCGATAAGGTCAGAGTCGAGCGCACCGACGCCAAAGGCCGCCCGACGATCCTTACCACCAGCCGCCTGACGGTCTGGCCGGAGAAGGATTATGCCGAGACAAAGCAAGCCGTTAGAATCGAGGCCGCCAATGGCGTGACCACGGCAACCGGCATGAAAGCGTACATGGATGACGGCAGGATGCTCCTGCTGTCCAACGTAAGAGGCCAGCATGAGCTGCGTTAA
- the lptA gene encoding lipopolysaccharide transport periplasmic protein LptA, which produces MSCVKTLPLLLGLSAFWLGASAWALPEDREQPIRVQADSAELDDRQGVAVYRGDVVITQGTMKITGDTVTITQNSSGDVEVFTSIGKPAYYEQKPAVDKEIVKAYGLTIQYFAANERIVLIDQAKVVQEGNTFEGEKIVYDTRRQIVNAGRATNADVTTPRPRVDMVIQPRKKEAAAEQSE; this is translated from the coding sequence ATGAGCTGCGTTAAGACTCTCCCCCTCCTGCTCGGTTTGAGCGCATTCTGGCTTGGCGCCAGCGCCTGGGCGCTTCCCGAGGATCGTGAACAGCCAATCCGCGTACAGGCCGATTCCGCCGAACTGGACGACCGACAAGGCGTAGCGGTTTACCGCGGTGACGTAGTCATCACCCAGGGCACGATGAAGATCACCGGCGATACGGTGACCATCACTCAGAACAGCAGCGGTGACGTCGAGGTTTTCACCTCTATCGGCAAGCCTGCCTATTACGAACAGAAGCCTGCGGTGGACAAGGAAATCGTCAAAGCCTACGGCCTGACCATCCAGTATTTCGCCGCCAACGAGCGCATCGTACTCATCGATCAGGCCAAGGTCGTTCAGGAAGGCAACACCTTCGAAGGTGAGAAGATCGTCTACGACACCCGTCGGCAAATCGTGAACGCCGGCCGCGCCACCAATGCCGACGTGACCACACCACGTCCACGCGTGGATATGGTCATCCAGCCGCGCAAGAAGGAAGCGGCTGCGGAGCAATCCGAATAA